A stretch of the Desulfobaccales bacterium genome encodes the following:
- a CDS encoding MlaE family lipid ABC transporter permease subunit: MLAAVRRVGRFSLDYTQRVGRFTLFILSSLALALLPPWRPRRVLAETYFIGFSSLLIIGLTAAFTGMVLGLQGYYTLRKFGAESALGSAVALSLIRELGPVLTALMVSGRAGSAITAEIGIMRITEQLDALDTMAVHPVQYVVSPKMVAGLISVPLLTAIFDVVGILGGYAVGVGLLGVSSGSYFSGMIQSVVNLDVKGGVVKSLVFGLIVTGVACYNGYYTERGAEGVSRATTHTVVTSAVLVLGWDYILTSFFM, translated from the coding sequence ATGCTGGCGGCGGTGCGTCGGGTAGGACGGTTTTCCCTGGATTACACCCAGCGGGTGGGCCGCTTTACCCTCTTTATCCTGAGTTCCCTGGCTCTGGCTCTTCTGCCCCCCTGGCGGCCCCGGCGGGTGTTGGCCGAAACCTACTTCATCGGCTTCTCCTCCCTCCTCATCATCGGCCTCACCGCCGCCTTCACCGGCATGGTGCTGGGGCTGCAGGGCTACTACACCCTGCGCAAGTTCGGGGCCGAAAGCGCTTTGGGCTCGGCGGTGGCCCTGAGCCTGATTAGGGAGCTGGGACCGGTGCTCACGGCGCTGATGGTCTCCGGCCGGGCGGGCAGCGCCATCACCGCCGAGATCGGCATCATGCGCATCACCGAGCAGCTGGACGCCCTGGACACCATGGCGGTGCACCCGGTGCAGTACGTGGTCAGCCCCAAAATGGTGGCGGGCCTCATCTCCGTGCCCCTCCTGACCGCCATCTTCGACGTGGTGGGGATTTTGGGGGGCTATGCGGTGGGAGTGGGCCTGCTGGGAGTGAGCTCCGGCTCCTATTTCTCGGGCATGATCCAAAGCGTGGTCAATCTGGACGTCAAGGGTGGGGTGGTCAAGTCCCTGGTCTTCGGCCTCATCGTCACCGGGGTGGCCTGCTACAACGGTTATTATACTGAGAGGGGTGCGGAAGGAGTCTCCCGGGCCACCACCCACACGGTGGTCACCTCCGCCGTTTTGGTGTTGGGGTGGGATTATATTCTCACCAGCTTCTTCATGTAA
- a CDS encoding ABC transporter ATP-binding protein: protein MIDIIDLCRSFNGLRVLDGLSLTIPPGRITVIIGKSGAGKSVLLKHIAGLLTPDSGRILINGVDLTRARGRERLELKKRIGVLFQGGALFDSLTVFDNVAFPLREKTRLPEAEIRRRVRLRLEQVNLTPEVDHKYPDELSGGMKKRVALARALIQEPEILLFDEPVTGLDPPMTNAVFHLIEKTHRETGYTGVVVSHDIPAIFRIADQVAMLHAGRIIAVGTPEEIQAHPDPVVQSFIRGEPDFQAS, encoded by the coding sequence ATGATAGACATCATTGACCTCTGCCGCAGTTTCAACGGCCTGCGGGTGCTGGACGGCCTGAGCCTCACCATCCCGCCGGGCCGCATTACCGTCATCATCGGCAAAAGCGGCGCCGGCAAGAGCGTGCTCCTCAAGCACATCGCCGGTCTGCTCACCCCGGATAGTGGCCGCATCCTGATCAACGGCGTGGACCTCACCCGGGCCCGGGGCCGGGAACGCCTGGAGCTCAAAAAGCGCATCGGGGTGCTCTTTCAGGGGGGAGCGCTCTTTGACTCCCTCACCGTGTTCGACAACGTGGCCTTCCCCTTGCGGGAGAAGACCCGCCTGCCGGAGGCGGAGATCCGCCGCCGGGTGCGGCTGCGTCTGGAGCAGGTGAATCTGACGCCGGAGGTGGACCATAAATACCCCGATGAGCTCTCCGGCGGCATGAAAAAGCGGGTGGCCCTGGCCCGAGCCCTCATCCAGGAGCCGGAGATCCTGCTTTTCGATGAGCCGGTGACGGGCCTGGACCCGCCCATGACCAACGCGGTGTTTCACCTCATCGAAAAGACCCATCGGGAGACGGGCTACACCGGGGTGGTGGTGAGCCATGACATCCCCGCCATCTTCCGGATTGCCGACCAGGTGGCCATGCTGCACGCGGGCCGCATCATCGCGGTGGGCACCCCGGAAGAGATCCAGGCCCATCCCGACCCGGTGGTGCAGAGCTTTATCCGGGGGGAACCCGATTTTCAGGCATCCTGA
- the secG gene encoding preprotein translocase subunit SecG, translated as MSTVLTILHIVVCLALISIVLLQHGKGAGIGAAFGGSSQTVFGSTGAAPFLAKLTAVAAILFMCTSLGLTVLGRQQVKSTIMRETRPPVSQPAPAKPAAPAETPAAPAPAAPAK; from the coding sequence ATGAGCACTGTTTTGACCATTCTGCACATTGTGGTGTGCCTGGCTCTCATCAGCATCGTGCTCCTGCAGCACGGCAAAGGGGCGGGCATCGGCGCGGCCTTCGGGGGCTCCAGCCAGACGGTCTTCGGCAGCACCGGGGCGGCGCCTTTTTTGGCCAAGCTGACGGCGGTGGCGGCCATCCTCTTCATGTGCACCTCCCTGGGGCTCACGGTCCTGGGGCGCCAGCAGGTGAAGAGCACCATCATGAGAGAGACCCGGCCGCCGGTCTCCCAGCCGGCTCCGGCCAAACCCGCAGCGCCGGCGGAGACTCCGGCTGCTCCGGCGCCGGCGGCACCGGCCAAGTGA
- a CDS encoding phosphoglycerate kinase has protein sequence MPKKSKEITIRYIDEVDISGKTLFIRVDFNVPLDRNRNITDDTRIRAVLPTINYALEADAKVILASHLGRPKGKRVEELNMVPVARRLAYRLHKKVKLAPDVIGPEVDQLKAEMQPGDVLLLENLRFHPGEEKNDPDFARELMKGVDVYVNDAFAVAHRAHASVDAVTHFAPVCVAGFLMRDEVLYFHRALEDPARPLVAIIGGAKVSSKLSALVNLLRHVDKMIIGGAMANTFLKAQGYEVGQSLVDDALIDTAKKLMNEAMKRGVKFYLPVDVVVADKLDRRAQTKITPVQEVPPDWTIADIGPATVTLFGEALQTAQTIIWNGPMGAFEIDIFSRGTMAMVSKVADSYALTIVGGGDTDVALHKSGEFQKFSYVSTGGGAFIELLEGKKLPGIKALEDWAKRHPNV, from the coding sequence ATGCCCAAGAAAAGCAAAGAGATCACCATCCGTTACATCGATGAGGTGGATATTTCGGGCAAGACCCTGTTCATCCGGGTGGACTTCAACGTCCCCCTGGACCGCAACCGCAACATTACCGACGACACCCGCATCCGGGCCGTGCTCCCCACCATCAACTACGCCCTGGAGGCCGACGCCAAGGTGATTCTGGCCTCCCACCTGGGACGCCCCAAAGGCAAGCGGGTGGAGGAGCTCAACATGGTGCCGGTAGCCCGGCGCCTGGCCTACCGGTTGCACAAGAAGGTGAAGCTGGCCCCCGACGTCATCGGGCCGGAGGTGGACCAGCTCAAGGCCGAGATGCAGCCCGGGGATGTGCTCCTCCTGGAAAACCTCCGCTTCCATCCCGGCGAAGAGAAAAATGACCCGGACTTTGCCCGGGAGCTGATGAAGGGCGTGGACGTCTATGTCAACGACGCCTTTGCCGTGGCCCACCGGGCCCATGCCTCCGTGGATGCCGTCACCCACTTCGCCCCGGTATGCGTGGCCGGCTTCCTCATGCGGGATGAGGTGCTCTACTTCCACCGCGCCCTGGAGGATCCGGCCCGGCCGCTGGTGGCCATCATCGGCGGCGCCAAGGTCTCCAGCAAGCTGAGCGCCCTGGTCAATCTCCTGCGGCACGTGGACAAGATGATCATCGGCGGCGCCATGGCCAACACCTTCCTCAAGGCCCAGGGCTATGAGGTGGGGCAGTCCCTGGTGGACGACGCCCTCATCGATACCGCCAAAAAACTGATGAACGAGGCCATGAAGCGGGGGGTCAAGTTCTACTTGCCGGTGGACGTGGTGGTGGCCGACAAGCTGGACCGCCGGGCTCAGACCAAGATTACCCCGGTACAGGAGGTGCCCCCGGACTGGACCATCGCCGACATCGGCCCGGCCACGGTGACGCTTTTCGGCGAGGCCCTGCAGACCGCCCAGACCATCATCTGGAACGGCCCCATGGGCGCCTTTGAGATTGATATTTTCAGCCGGGGCACCATGGCCATGGTGAGCAAGGTGGCGGACTCCTACGCCCTCACCATCGTGGGGGGCGGCGACACCGACGTGGCCCTGCACAAGTCCGGGGAATTTCAAAAATTCTCTTACGTCTCCACCGGCGGCGGCGCCTTCATCGAGCTTCTGGAGGGGAAAAAGCTCCCCGGCATCAAGGCCTTAGAGGATTGGGCCAAGAGACACCCCAATGTCTGA
- the gap gene encoding type I glyceraldehyde-3-phosphate dehydrogenase, with protein MPVRVAINGFGRIGRCLARIIFTERHDLELVAINSRAGAEVHAHLLKYDSVHGTFPGEVEARGDRLLVNGREILLTQIDDLPEKLPWGELGVQVVLESTGAFRDRASIEGHLRAGARKVVLSAPGKKIDATFVMGVNTHLYDPTRHHIVSNASCTTNCLAPLVKVLHEAFGVEHGLMTTVHSYTMDQRLLDGSHSDLRRARAAALSMIPTSTGAARAVTEVIPELKGRLDGLAVRVPTANVSLVDFVTTVARPTTREEVNQAMEAAAEGSLKGILQVSRVPLVSIDYNGSSYSSILDAELTNVMGGTLVKVMAWYDNEMGFSHRMLDLAVLVGSA; from the coding sequence ATGCCTGTGAGGGTTGCCATCAACGGCTTCGGCCGCATCGGCCGCTGTCTGGCCCGGATCATCTTCACGGAACGGCATGACCTGGAGCTGGTGGCCATCAACAGCCGGGCCGGGGCCGAAGTCCATGCCCATCTCCTGAAATACGATTCCGTCCATGGCACCTTCCCCGGGGAGGTGGAGGCCCGGGGGGACCGGCTGCTGGTGAATGGCCGGGAGATTCTCCTCACCCAGATCGATGACCTGCCGGAAAAGCTCCCCTGGGGGGAGCTGGGGGTGCAGGTGGTCCTGGAATCCACCGGCGCTTTCCGGGACCGGGCCAGCATCGAAGGGCACCTGAGGGCCGGGGCCCGCAAGGTGGTGCTCTCTGCGCCGGGCAAAAAGATCGACGCCACCTTCGTCATGGGGGTGAACACCCACCTCTATGATCCCACCCGCCACCATATCGTCAGCAACGCCTCCTGTACGACGAATTGCCTGGCGCCCCTGGTGAAGGTGCTGCACGAGGCCTTCGGGGTGGAACACGGCCTCATGACCACGGTGCACTCCTACACCATGGATCAGCGGCTCCTGGACGGCTCCCACAGCGACCTGCGCCGGGCCCGGGCCGCCGCCCTTTCCATGATCCCCACCTCCACCGGGGCCGCCCGGGCGGTGACCGAAGTCATCCCGGAGCTCAAAGGCCGCCTGGACGGGCTGGCGGTGAGGGTGCCCACGGCCAACGTCTCCTTGGTGGACTTTGTGACCACGGTGGCCCGACCCACCACCCGGGAGGAGGTGAACCAGGCCATGGAGGCCGCCGCGGAAGGCAGCTTGAAGGGGATCCTGCAGGTGTCCCGGGTGCCCCTGGTGTCCATCGATTACAACGGCTCCTCGTATTCCTCCATCCTGGATGCGGAGCTCACCAATGTCATGGGCGGCACCCTGGTGAAGGTGATGGCGTGGTATGACAACGAAATGGGGTTCTCCCATCGCATGCTGGATCTGGCCGTCCTGGTAGGGAGCGCGTGA
- a CDS encoding molybdenum cofactor guanylyltransferase, which translates to MSSPPVTGVILAGGLGRRLGQDKATLPFQGKPLALQVTQALSPWVQELWLLTNQPLLHVRLGLPLVLDLFPFQGPLGGLLTALAFSPTPWVLAAAVDNPLLQPPLLAAVVQRAATTPRPVVVTESPRGLEALPGLFHVRLRPRLEDYLARGERRLRPFIMACRPEILPREVTGKLDPEGLSFLNLNTLAEAAAAGLRCRRPEV; encoded by the coding sequence ATGTCCTCCCCACCGGTGACCGGTGTCATCCTGGCCGGGGGATTAGGCCGCCGTCTCGGGCAGGACAAGGCCACCCTGCCCTTTCAGGGGAAGCCCCTGGCCCTCCAGGTGACCCAAGCCCTCAGCCCTTGGGTGCAGGAGCTCTGGCTGCTCACCAATCAGCCCCTCCTGCATGTCAGATTGGGGCTGCCCCTGGTGCTTGACCTCTTCCCCTTTCAGGGCCCCCTGGGGGGCCTCCTCACCGCCCTCGCCTTCAGCCCCACCCCCTGGGTGCTGGCGGCGGCGGTGGACAATCCCCTACTCCAGCCGCCTTTGCTCGCTGCCGTGGTTCAGCGGGCCGCGACCACACCCAGGCCGGTGGTGGTGACAGAAAGTCCCCGGGGGCTGGAGGCCCTTCCCGGCCTCTTCCATGTGCGCCTGAGGCCGCGGCTGGAGGACTATCTGGCCCGGGGGGAGCGGCGCCTGAGGCCCTTTATCATGGCCTGCCGGCCGGAGATCCTGCCTCGGGAGGTGACCGGGAAATTGGACCCGGAGGGCTTAAGCTTTCTCAACCTTAACACGCTGGCAGAGGCGGCTGCGGCCGGGCTTCGGTGTCGTCGGCCCGAAGTCTGA
- the tpiA gene encoding triose-phosphate isomerase, translated as MSELRKLIAGNWKMHTTLAEARELARGIVQGLGPAPTAEVTVAPPYTALAAVAGVLAGTPVRLAAQDVFWEEKGAYTGAISPVMLVDVGCRQVIIGHSERRQHFGETDATVNRKVKAALKAGLGPIVCVGETLAEREAGLTLKVVERQIQEGLAGLPADAASRLVIAYEPVWAIGTGRTATPAQAQEVHAFIRTLLSGLLGTPQVRILYGGSVTPDNAASLLAEPDIDGALVGGASLKAASFLAIIAASG; from the coding sequence ATGTCTGAGCTGAGAAAACTCATCGCCGGCAACTGGAAGATGCACACCACCCTGGCCGAAGCTCGGGAGCTGGCCCGGGGCATTGTCCAGGGGCTGGGGCCCGCGCCCACAGCCGAGGTCACGGTGGCGCCGCCCTACACGGCCTTGGCCGCGGTGGCCGGGGTGCTGGCGGGTACGCCGGTGCGGCTGGCGGCCCAGGACGTCTTCTGGGAGGAGAAGGGGGCCTACACCGGCGCCATCTCGCCGGTGATGCTGGTGGATGTGGGCTGCCGCCAGGTCATCATCGGCCACTCGGAGCGGCGTCAGCACTTCGGCGAGACCGATGCCACGGTCAACCGCAAGGTGAAGGCGGCCCTGAAGGCGGGTCTGGGCCCCATCGTCTGCGTGGGGGAGACCTTGGCGGAGCGGGAGGCCGGCCTGACTCTGAAGGTGGTGGAGCGGCAGATTCAGGAGGGCCTGGCGGGCCTTCCCGCCGACGCCGCCTCCCGCCTGGTCATCGCCTATGAGCCGGTGTGGGCCATCGGCACCGGCCGAACTGCCACCCCGGCCCAGGCCCAGGAGGTGCATGCCTTTATTCGCACCCTCCTGTCGGGCCTGCTGGGCACCCCGCAGGTGCGCATTCTCTATGGCGGGAGCGTCACTCCGGACAACGCCGCCAGCCTGCTCGCCGAGCCGGACATCGACGGCGCCCTGGTGGGCGGGGCGTCGCTTAAGGCCGCCTCTTTTCTGGCCATCATCGCGGCGTCGGGCTGA
- the mlaD gene encoding outer membrane lipid asymmetry maintenance protein MlaD, which yields MKKGAVELGVGLFVLLGVACLIYLAVHLGETEILQRGYQVTAIFDNVSGIKEGAAVEVAGVEVGRVESVRVGPDSRAVLVLRLKPWVELKEDAIASIRTKGIIGDKFVKLSPGSGDKPIPPGGRIRETESAVEWEELIAKFIHGKV from the coding sequence ATGAAAAAAGGCGCGGTGGAGCTGGGCGTGGGTTTGTTTGTCCTTCTGGGGGTGGCCTGCCTCATCTACCTGGCCGTCCACCTGGGGGAGACGGAGATCCTGCAGCGGGGCTACCAGGTGACCGCCATCTTCGACAACGTCTCCGGCATCAAGGAGGGGGCGGCGGTGGAGGTGGCCGGCGTGGAGGTGGGCCGGGTGGAGAGCGTCCGGGTGGGGCCCGACAGCCGGGCGGTCTTGGTGCTGCGCCTCAAGCCCTGGGTGGAGCTGAAGGAGGACGCCATCGCCTCCATCCGCACCAAGGGCATCATCGGCGACAAGTTCGTCAAGCTCTCCCCGGGAAGCGGCGATAAGCCCATCCCCCCCGGAGGCCGCATCCGGGAGACCGAGTCCGCGGTGGAGTGGGAGGAACTCATCGCCAAATTCATCCACGGCAAGGTGTAA